A stretch of DNA from Nitratireductor thuwali:
ATCTCGGCATGGGATACGCCTTCGGCGTCGAGTTCATCGAGCTCGGACTGGGGGATCGTCGCGAACAGGCCGAGCACACGGGCGAGCGCAACGAGGCCGGCCTGCACGGCAACGCGGTGGCCACGCGCTTTGCCATCGACCGCGCGGCGCTCCTTCCGCTCGACCGGGGCGGCATGTGGTACAGCCCGGACGGGATCGACCAGCGGCGCATCGGCGGGCGCATGGCGCTGGCCGTCCGCCTTTGCCTGGCCGAGCCGGTCTGGTTCGTGGCCGTGCACTATGAGAGCCGGCTTTTTCCACATGACCGGGAGCGCGAGACGGCTTACCTGCTGCGCCATGTGGACGAGCTTTGCGGCGACGATGCGGTTCTCGTCGGCGGCGATTTCAACTGCCGGGCGATGGCGGACGAGGGTTTCGACGATGCGGCGCTCCTCGATCGGCCTCAGGAAGCCGAGCCCATGTTCGCGCGGTTGGCCGAAGCCGGATTCGACTGGCGAGCCTGCAACACGGCCCAGCCGACGACGCGTCTTCATTCCTGGGACGACCGGAAACGCATGCTGAAGAAGATCGACTGG
This window harbors:
- a CDS encoding endonuclease/exonuclease/phosphatase family protein — translated: MSETSLRNRVTSTVDLLDRPSHTWREAAEGGEANLTRHDSLLQAAGCMNAVELRQPVNPATPASSLTVACWNLERCKHVPESAARLQGTGADICLLTEMDLGMARSGNRHTTADLAHHLGMGYAFGVEFIELGLGDRREQAEHTGERNEAGLHGNAVATRFAIDRAALLPLDRGGMWYSPDGIDQRRIGGRMALAVRLCLAEPVWFVAVHYESRLFPHDRERETAYLLRHVDELCGDDAVLVGGDFNCRAMADEGFDDAALLDRPQEAEPMFARLAEAGFDWRACNTAQPTTRLHSWDDRKRMLKKIDWFFSRGLKPSAPRVIPAVAADGRTLSDHEIIVVTVSL